The genomic window ttttgttcatctaGACAGTAACAGATTTTAATGTCACTGGGATATAAAAGTACACGGTAGATTTGGGTCACAtcgaaaaaaaatactatgaagTGTATATTATAACATCCTGTATTACAACATGATTTTGTGGTTTGttgcatataaataaatatatacatttaagtGAGTTGAATTGGGCAGAACTGAAAGGCCAAAGACCTGGAATAATTCTTAAAAGCAGTTTTATTTCGCATTTTCACAACTCTTgcaatcatttttttcccccctcaacaTACACTTGCCAGCCTGTGCTATTTTTGAAGTGCAAATATTACTAAGCTCAACATATTTCCTTTATCTCTGAcacttatataataataataataataataataataataataataataataataataataacaacaacacttTTCTAAGCAATGTTAAAGTCTTTCCCATAAACGTCAGTACAAGCAAGGGAGAATCTACCAATCAaagccaaaaaaattattaaagtgtgtataaaaacaaaatcataagaacattaggaaaaaaataaaggTCTTTGTAGAGAGGAATGCTTTAAAGAGGGTTTAAAGAAATGAGATTGTGGCCTGTCTGACTTCAATGGACAAGTTATTCCATACTCTGGGACCTCTGACTGTAAAAGCCCTTTCCTCCTTAGTAACCATTTGAGGTCAAGGAATGATTATCAGAGCCCCATCCACTGATCTGAGGGGACACAAAGGCACATAAGGGGTCAGTAAATCTCAGGAGCTTGTCCATTAAGtttttttaagtttataatataattttaaaattGTGAGATCTGACACAAAGCTGACACATGATGACTACTAggctaatgtttaaaatactagTTGGTactagtgatgatgatgaggaggaggatagaGACGATGGAGGGAGCTCTTACTAATGGATGCCATACACACTGCATGTTATTGTTACACAGTGATTCCTCCATGATGACTCCAGCCGTGGTTGCTAGGATATTTGTGATGAAACTCCAGACCCTCCATTGATATCAGTCAGCAGTGTTATTGTCCAGCTGGGTTGAGACTCGGCCAGGTGCTACATCCTGTGAAGCTGCATAAGCTGGCGTGGCGTGGAGGAGACCTGGGCCGGTCCGGAGACTCAGACCCCCGGCCGGCTGCAGCTGCTGCCCTGACACAGAGGCTGCTTTTCGGGTGGACAGGTGTGTCCTGATGCGGGCCTGCTGAGGTACGGTGGTGACAGAGACCTGGCAGCGATCTAACCCTGCTGTACCACCTGCCCCCCCTCCATTCCATCACCGCTAACCCCCAACCCCCTCAGGGGGAAACAGGATCTGGTCCAGGGGGATAACAGAAGAGGAAGAGAATCCAATCCCTTATCCAACCTGGCAACCGACTTAATTCCATTTTtggcagccagggagcagactgCCGCTGCAGCTCCACTGCCTGCAGCCTCCACAGGCCGAGGGAAGATAGAACAGTGTGGAAAGAAAGGAGCAAGGAAATGAGGAgggtggggaggaggaggaaacgcaaaaggaaaaaaacaaaacaaaacactctcTCACAGAAGGTTTTCAGAAAAGTTACTCAAAAAGAAAGGAGTGAAATACTCCAACTTCATGGGCTCCTGGATGGAATGGGGCCTGGatgaaaaaacaagatgaaaaatgaTTTATTGACATGAGACTGTTGTCATTTGCAGGTTATGGAGTTAAAAACTGTGTGACAcagacacagtgtgtgtctgttaaaGGTTGCAACATTGTGCTTGCTACATGAACTTTGGGTGTCTGTTCTGTGTTGAGACCTAGTCATTTGGTGGCATTCATTTATTACTCAGGTAAAgattgtcagtgtttcctgttaTCTGTTTGATGATAACTGTCACAATATATTGACTTGTATGTGGAGCACTTGGGCCATTTTTTGCTTGAAAATTCTTATGCTTTATTTGGGACTGGTTATGACTATTCTGGTGATCCATGTTAAAACATCAtccatttgtaatatttcaagtcAGACAGAATGGTTGGAGATCTGGGGTTtcattgacaggtctgtatgtcAGCTCACTCACCTCATTTTCagaattttggtttattttataaAAGAACAACATTTATCAACATTTTTCCTAGCAGATAACTTAGCTGTTATAGTGGTGATCAATAATATCCACTAATAAGACCCTAAGATTACTTTGTTACACAGTGTTTCATTaagtttaccattttaccaaGTCATTAAATTATTACTTAGCATTAGGTCACCTCTGACCCCGTaattccaccccttttgtccaaatatggtcacttctggctccaaaggATCAGAAACACATGGGTGACGTTACAGTTCCTCTACTGATCTACTACTGATACACATACAGTCTATGGTGTTTCACTCCAGCTAGTGTTAGCTTAAAAATGGAGCTATCCTCACTGAATGTCCGACAGTGAACAAACACAAGTTAGCCATTctgaacctttaaaaaaaatagatagatagatagatagatagatagatagatagatagatagatagatagatagatagatagatagatagatagatagatagatagatagatagatagatagatagatagatagatagatagatagatagatagattttgcaACTTTGTGACACTGACTTTATAATCCAACAGTTCATAAAAATCTCATACCTTTATTCTCTTAATATGACCCAGTGTTTATCTATCTCTCCCTCATTTCGACAAATTCAGTTGGTTCAGTGTTGAAACGCTGAGtttttcctttcttctttctGGATACAATAAGGAACAGAAATATGAACCTCAGACAACCTCAgacacaaaacagagaaaaatccacattattattatcatcagtgATGGCACTGATAGATTCTGGATGTTTTACCTTGTCCACAGATTCACTAGAAGCACAGAAAGCACCAACAGGACCAGTAGAGTCAGTCTAATGATGTTCATTATTAGAACAGTCAAGTTCTCTGAAAATATAGACATTAAAATACATGTttgaaaagataaagaaaaagaaaatgtatttctttTGATTTTCAGTCAGTTTACATAGTGAATGAGGTCACAGACTCACTTGTAACAACAAACAGATGTACCATCGACTTGTATCGTCCTTTGCTGTCCTGAACTTCACAGTAATAATTCCCACTGTGTTCAAGTCTGACATGTGTTATAGTGAAAATCTGTCCGGATGCTACTGGAgagtcttcatcctccttgtaccaGGTGTAATCAGCCGCTGCTTTGACATCACTGCTGCAGCTCAGAGTCACTGAACTGCCCTCCACGATCTGACCAGATGGACTCACGGACACAGAGGGAAGCCTGCAGGGTTCTGGACATGCAGAGATATTAGGGCTTGATCTTTGTAAGTGCAATGATGGAAAAAACTTTCTAGTGTTTTAGCACTTGAAAACTATGAGGGGCCGTACAATTCATACACTAATCTTTTACATTCATACATttcattagattagactttattgatcccacaatgggaaaattcactggtcaaggaagtaacagaataaagtgcaagaaaaatgtGCATACATAAAGAtggtgcaaaagacaaacaatataaaaagtagttttttttttaaatctctcatttatgtattttcacttATACATTCATAGATTCACCTTCACAAATATTTTCTCATCTATTCATACATTTTTTCTCAAGCACATACATTCTCTGGTAGATCTATGCAAGaagaaaatgtatgtatatatgaaggTAAGGTAAGCATATTTTATGTTAAGTTGGTGTATTAGATCAGTCTTGTCTTCAAAATGACCATTATCTCTTGTCTGCAGGGATCTCACTAAACTGTTGATATGTCTGATTTATTTGTTGAAATGCGAACTATAACTGCATTAATTTCTAATTGTAAATTTTTGGAGAAGCTGTGTGTTTCTGGAGGCGATCAAGGGCAAAACTTGCATCTGTAATTAAATACGACAATCCTGAGGAGTGCATCTGTAACAGTAGGACCTAACACATACCGTacttaaaataatgaaatacaaaGCTGAGACAGTTTGGGCAATGTAACACTTCTATGAACACTTACAAATCCTAAAGAGAAGTAGTGGCTACAGCAAAATTAGGTAGCTGGCAGTTAGCGTTAGAAGTCGGTTTCTGGATAATGAGGAAGGTAGGAACTGTAGTGTAAGGCCCTCGTCAGACCTTGCATTAGCTTTTAAGGTGGACTGTTTTCTAACTGCTTTGAAAACATGAAGCGACATCATGAATCAATCAATACACCTTAAATCAACCATTgtagacccaaaagcatctgctgatctaaaatgtataagaTCTTTtgaaccaataatcctatcaatacagtgaaataattcaggtaacaTACAAATTCTTAGCACTTCAGCAGCATTGGATGTATTTggtcgttttttttttcagatggatAGAtccagtgaacatggaaacaccattatctaaACATGCTCTAACACAGGACATGTGATGACAAAATGTTCTTCCGGAAACACTAACATTTGTAATCACCGGTGAGGAAACAAGCAGATGCTAATGCCTTCACTGTGTATCTGGTCTAGGCTTGACTCGGTCTTGAATCAGGTGGTTGtgactagctgggtttccattaccctcagaaatgcacaaaatgtaaattgtgcattagacaactggtaatggaaacacagaaatgtcgcaaaaactgtgaaagatcgcaaaaaagtttttacactctcatgaggtggtttttaagACATTCCAATACAGAAATATTGCGCAAAAGTGTAAGAGAAacacattttccacattttcacTAGTATGATAAGTCCAGTGCCACAAGAGGTTCGACAGCATAACAGCTCATTAGATGTTGCTCGTGTCATTCATAAATTCTAGATCCACAAGTTGTTGGTGAATTCTGTAcagttctctcccagaaatccattatgCGTGGGATCAGGCATATttgcagagtgaaattgtgaggtacacacgAACTGTActccgctctctctctctgtgagaATTTCGACATATTGTGAGACAGGTAGACGGGACCTTATTAGAATCGCACACCAGAAGCCAAACACttttcaatggaaacacctacaagtatactttgtcaaaattgtagaaatatcgcttttatgttgtgaaaaactgtaatggaaacccagctatagAAAACTACAGCAGACTGATAAAGGAGTGAACTTACCAATTGAAGGAGAGCGGTAATCTTCGTATCCTATGAAGGCACAGGAGACATTGTCTCCAGGTTGAAACTGGTCTGTGTAAGTAGAACTATTCTCTGTCCTATGTTTCTGTCCATTTTGGAACCAGACATAGGAGAGAGGACCGGCTGGAATGCAGCTGCTCTGACACCTCAGCTCTGCCTCAGTTCCAGCCTGGCTGACTGTTACACTGATCCCCTGTACCTGCAGAGCTGGAAATGAGAACACGACAGGCCTTTAAGCTCAAAGCATACACTTAGATGGGGCAAAATAAAATTAtaacacatatgcattacaaatcAGTTACTTCATCAGGATTTGGATTCATGGTTCTATCATCAGTACTTTTGTAGTAGGTGGAATGTCACTGTCAATACCAGTTCAGGTCTATTATCAGAATGACTATGAACAGGTCTCatggaaaaaaagaatgaatgaaaaatgactgaaaatacaaaatCTGAAGTTATATGGTCAAAACTGAGGTCAGGAATAGAGGAtttagaaaaataatgaaaatatgatATCAGTTCTGGATCAGCAAGAAACTGTTCATGTTGACAGTATTTCTACTTGTACTGTGCTACTTCATTCCTTTGTAAGCAAAGTGGTAGACAATCATCAGCTTTAAAAGAAATATTTTACGTCTTGCAATATCACCTATTTATCAGTCATCTTTATGCTATGTATTATGTATGCTAAGTCTTGTGTATGCTAAATATTGTGCTTTTATCATTTGCATTGGTCTTTACCTATGACAAACAGAGTTGTACCAGGTAAAGTATTAAATCTGCCACCGATTTGGAAGCGATACTGGGCCGAGTCAGTCCCTCTCAGGTTGGTGATTGTCAGAGTGGAGCGTCCTTTCCCTACAGAAGTCTTAACACGCCCATTGTACTGGGGGTCTCTGCTGAGGTCTTCAGGTGTGGACAGATTCCTCCACAGATGACTGCGCTCAGGACTGAACCAGAACTTCGGTCCATCGTATCCACGTCCGCTGTAGGAACAAGAAATGTCCACAGAGGAACCGCTGAAGGCAATCATTTTTTGTTCCATGTAAATTATGTTATTGCAGGTATTCATATGGacacctgaaagaaaaaaaagtcagcacATTTAGTTGATAGTAGACTGACAGTAGTAGAGGAAATATAAGCTGAAGACTCCAGGTCTGTGAAACACTCACAAATTTGAGGAGAGGGGAAATTCTCAAGTCCCTTCACAGCGCAGTAGACACTGTCTACATTGTCAAAGATGTCACGATAAACAGATGATTCTTCTTCAACTCTGTGTCCATTCTTGTACCAGATATAAGAGGGTTGACTGGGCAGACAGCATTCGCTGACACACCGCAGCTCTGTCCAGGAAGAAATGAGGACCCCTCCTCTATTCACATTCACCTGGAGGTTTGGGTCTGAACAAATTGAAATGACATTTTCAGCCTACACAGACTTTGACAGTCGCATTCTTGAGATGTGAAAGTTTGTTAAATAAATATTACCTCTGACAGAAGTGACTGGCCCAGAAAATCTTCCTTCACACTGATCCTCTCTAGCATGAGGCAAGTGAACTGAAACGGATCCAAAAGAGCGAAACATTTATAATCACTGTGTAGAGGtgaaagaaaatgtgtagtttgtttatttctttaggTTGCTAGTGATGAAATATCAAAGACAGATGAAGCAACGAAGCAGAAACCTCCAGGACTAAAAACATGATGCCACTATGGAAGTGtcaaaatctgcagtaacataaaTATGCACTAGGGGGCGAGGGAAAAAGGAATCAATCCCTGTTAAGAACCAATAAAGTTAAAATGTCCAACTTTACGGCAGTAACAAACATTTTGGTCTATTCAGAGTCCCACTTCTGATAATGGTCTGGGGTCCATTTTGATTGAAAGCCAAGAAGTTATTCATAAGTAAGGGAGAGGCCACTGTGATTGACAGGGAAGTCTGTGTCTCTGATAGCTAGCATTCACTGCTAGAGCTCTTGCTCATTGAATGAAACTTATTTTTCTCCCTGATAGGAAGCTCTGCTGTGCTTATGTTTAAGAACAAGGCATTCAGCATTCATCAAGGAGTCTCTCATGAAGTTTACTGTAGCCTATTACAGTAATAGGTGTAAGTTAGCTGCATTAGCTAAGGTTAGCATCAGGCTAACTCATAcacagctagcctgctaatttgCTTAGGTGCCTGTGTTTTTGGGGAAGGGTTTGGGTCCAAACAGTCAACTGTTGACTGAACTCTAACTTCCCTTTTTAATGAGGCACCAGTTCAGTCTGAGAAGGGGTGAAATGTACTAATTTAACTGAAATACAATTATTATTTTAGTAGATTACTGTTTTGCACGTCTTAAATATTCAAGCTCCTTGTTTTTTACAGCAGCGGTGCTTTACTTTGTGCTTAGCTGTGTGTTGACATATATTACTGCTTTATTTATTTCTCTCTGAACCAGACAGCACAGATATAGGGCtgacaaatgaaaaaatgaagtATATAGAATTTACAGGCTTCGTAAAAGCCATATTCCATATACGTGGAATGCATTAAGAACTGGTTTGACAGATGCAGTGGGAGCTAATGTTAACTGGCTCATACGATAATGTTGCTAATGTGCTAAAGTTTGCTGGGGCCAACTTAGTCGTTTAGATTTACCCATCACCTTCATCcacttcatctactgtttatcaTCATATGTAAAGTAGTGGAATGATAACTGGAGGTTTAATGAACTGCAACAGATTGAATAGAGTAATGAACAGAATTCAACTAGGGAGTTGGAGGTGACTTTACATCTCACAAATGCATTAAATAAGACTAACAAACAAGATGGATTTAAGAGATGGGGTCAAAACAGTAAGacagaaataaatccatttcctGAGAATTTGCAGATGCTATATATACTGATATCAAATTatgtaataaagtaataaaaggaTGTTTCAGTTTTCATgtgtaacagaaaaaaaattgtacattATGAACAAACTGTGGGTGATATTTAATTTAAAACTAATTTCTTTGACTTGCAGACTATTTGAACATATACTTCTGTGACAAAAAAGTGGTTATGTGTAATTATGTTAAAAGTAAGAGAAGGGAAGTAATATATTTTCTTGTTCCTTTTTGGTCATggaataggtaaaaaaaaaaaaagtagtgtggattatttaattttattcatttgtgaAGTTAACTGAACTaacctggactaaactgaacaaaAGGCGTAAACAGTGAGGATTAGTGCAAGAGGTTCTAACCATGCAATGAGAACTGTCAAAACAGCAACATGCAAGAAAAAGGAACTCAAATAACACTGTTGGTACTGGGGGTTTTGGCCAAAACCACGAGTGAAATGAAAGGTACAGTCGTACACATCAGCACAGTTCTACGTGTCTTAATATCAGTAATTTCAATTCATGCACATCAGCTTCACACAGTCAAACCCTCTG from Sphaeramia orbicularis chromosome 1, fSphaOr1.1, whole genome shotgun sequence includes these protein-coding regions:
- the LOC115417063 gene encoding B-cell receptor CD22-like, producing the protein MGLTVAAGGFILLLLCGSVHLPHAREDQCEGRFSGPVTSVRDPNLQVNVNRGGVLISSWTELRCVSECCLPSQPSYIWYKNGHRVEEESSVYRDIFDNVDSVYCAVKGLENFPSPQICVHMNTCNNIIYMEQKMIAFSGSSVDISCSYSGRGYDGPKFWFSPERSHLWRNLSTPEDLSRDPQYNGRVKTSVGKGRSTLTITNLRGTDSAQYRFQIGGRFNTLPGTTLFVIALQVQGISVTVSQAGTEAELRCQSSCIPAGPLSYVWFQNGQKHRTENSSTYTDQFQPGDNVSCAFIGYEDYRSPSIEPCRLPSVSVSPSGQIVEGSSVTLSCSSDVKAAADYTWYKEDEDSPVASGQIFTITHVRLEHSGNYYCEVQDSKGRYKSMVHLFVVTKNLTVLIMNIIRLTLLVLLVLSVLLVNLWTRKKKGKTQRFNTEPTEFVEMRER